The Haloplanus salinarum genome includes a region encoding these proteins:
- a CDS encoding aminotransferase class IV, whose product MQYHVNGRLVPATEATVRVDDRGFRYGDAGFETCRAYGGTVFEWAAHRDRLVDTCETLGMGGAVPEDLRERVAATLDANDLADAYVRVSVTRGVQTGKLTPDSEVDPTVVVVVKPLPRGGVDGEPVWDGPATVRTVERRRIPEASMPAAAKTHNYLDGILARLELRGTDADEALVRDVDGFVAEGATSNVFFIDDGVLRTPSLSGPILPGVTRRVVLDLAADLDVPVETGRYGVDAVRDADEAFLTNTTWEVRPVATVDGRAVGGGPVTDRLATAFDRRVERDHYPAE is encoded by the coding sequence ATGCAGTACCACGTGAACGGTCGGCTGGTGCCCGCGACGGAGGCGACGGTTCGGGTCGACGACCGCGGGTTCCGCTACGGCGACGCCGGCTTCGAGACCTGCCGGGCCTACGGCGGAACGGTCTTCGAGTGGGCGGCCCACCGCGACCGTCTCGTCGACACCTGCGAGACCCTCGGGATGGGCGGGGCCGTCCCGGAGGACCTCCGGGAGCGCGTCGCGGCGACGCTCGACGCGAACGACCTCGCGGACGCCTACGTTCGGGTCTCGGTAACGCGGGGGGTCCAGACCGGGAAGCTCACCCCCGATTCCGAGGTGGATCCGACGGTGGTCGTGGTCGTCAAACCGCTCCCCCGGGGCGGCGTCGACGGGGAACCGGTGTGGGACGGTCCGGCCACGGTGCGGACGGTCGAACGCCGGCGGATCCCGGAGGCGTCGATGCCCGCGGCCGCCAAGACCCACAACTACCTCGACGGGATACTGGCCCGACTGGAGCTACGGGGGACCGACGCCGACGAGGCCCTCGTCCGCGACGTCGACGGGTTCGTCGCCGAGGGGGCGACGAGCAACGTCTTCTTCATCGACGACGGTGTCCTACGGACGCCGTCCCTGTCCGGACCGATCCTGCCCGGGGTGACTCGGCGTGTCGTCCTCGACCTGGCGGCGGATCTGGACGTCCCCGTCGAGACGGGACGGTACGGCGTCGACGCGGTGAGGGACGCCGACGAGGCGTTCCTGACGAACACGACGTGGGAGGTCCGACCCGTAGCGACCGTCGACGGGCGGGCCGTCGGCGGCGGCCCGGTGACCGACCGCCTCGCGACGGCGTTCGACCGCCGGGTCGAACGCGACCACTACCCGGCTGAGTGA
- a CDS encoding DUF5813 family protein, with product MTEASRATRAFRDHADFDRVDDGRFEATTTPFDAVVEAREVDGRIEYDLTVRAPSLSAAVEEDVAAVVEEGWLETFELRVADADGVVRGEHDFDPTVRLTEEAVIVELTFTDIDERRGVDDAAAVVNYVEGTYVQGIIPGYEYTGTAAQLIDRARGQ from the coding sequence ATGACCGAGGCATCCCGGGCGACGCGGGCGTTTCGCGACCACGCGGACTTCGACCGCGTCGACGATGGGCGGTTCGAGGCGACGACGACACCCTTCGACGCGGTGGTGGAGGCACGCGAGGTCGACGGGCGGATCGAGTACGACCTGACGGTCCGGGCGCCGTCGCTCTCGGCGGCCGTCGAGGAGGACGTGGCGGCGGTCGTCGAGGAGGGGTGGCTGGAGACGTTCGAGTTGCGGGTGGCCGACGCCGACGGCGTCGTTCGGGGGGAGCACGACTTCGACCCGACGGTGCGGCTGACCGAGGAGGCGGTGATCGTCGAGCTGACGTTCACCGACATCGACGAGCGACGGGGTGTCGACGACGCCGCCGCGGTCGTCAACTACGTCGAGGGCACCTACGTCCAAGGGATCATCCCGGGATACGAGTATACGGGTACGGCGGCGCAACTGATCGACCGGGCGCGGGGACAGTAG
- the tmk gene encoding dTMP kinase, which yields MLITLEGLDGSGKTTAWRALRDRHPEAVFTREPTDSWYGEVVARSIDDDDADPLAELFLYMADHADHLDRVIRPALADGSLVVSDRYSDSRVAYQAATLADSSIPDPFAYVRSIHDPVSRRPDATLYLDVDPETAAERSGRTNKFERVAHLRKVRDGYERLLDADPERFVRIDADRPQAAVLDDVTAAVDRLVD from the coding sequence ATGCTCATCACGCTGGAGGGACTCGACGGGAGCGGCAAGACGACGGCCTGGCGGGCGCTCCGCGACCGTCACCCCGAGGCCGTGTTCACGCGCGAACCGACCGACTCCTGGTACGGGGAGGTCGTCGCCCGCTCCATCGACGACGACGACGCCGATCCGCTGGCCGAACTCTTCCTCTATATGGCCGACCACGCCGACCACCTCGACCGGGTGATCCGCCCCGCGCTCGCCGACGGCTCGCTCGTCGTCTCCGATCGCTACTCGGATTCGCGGGTGGCCTACCAGGCGGCGACGCTCGCCGACTCGTCGATTCCCGACCCCTTCGCGTACGTGCGCTCGATCCACGACCCCGTCTCCCGTCGGCCGGACGCGACGCTCTACCTCGACGTCGACCCCGAGACGGCCGCCGAGCGCAGCGGCCGGACGAACAAGTTCGAACGGGTCGCCCACCTCCGAAAGGTCCGCGACGGCTACGAGCGACTGCTCGACGCGGACCCCGAGCGGTTCGTCCGCATCGACGCCGACCGGCCGCAGGCGGCCGTCCTGGACGACGTGACGGCCGCCGTCGACCGGCTGGTCGACTAG
- a CDS encoding complex I NDUFA9 subunit family protein: MKILVTGGTGFVGRHLCRELKSRGHSVTALARRPSEGELPGGVEKAMGDVTAYDSLVEPMEGMDAVVNLVALSPLFKPSGGDEMHDRVHRQGTENVVRAAEETGVEKILQMSALGADPNGATAYIRAKGAAEEIVKSSSLRYVIFRPSVIFGDGGEFVPFTKKLAPPYFTPLPGGGKTRFQPVWIGDLAPILADGLEDEAYDGGIYEIGGPERLTLAEVARTVHGSEGRSATVIPVPMGLAKIGLSVLGSLPGAPMGADQYRSLQFDNTTDHNDVEAFDVSESDLRTLGDYLADR; encoded by the coding sequence ATGAAGATTCTTGTAACCGGCGGGACCGGGTTCGTGGGCCGACACCTGTGTCGCGAGTTGAAATCGCGGGGCCACTCAGTGACGGCGCTCGCGCGACGGCCGAGCGAGGGCGAGTTGCCCGGCGGCGTCGAGAAGGCGATGGGGGACGTCACCGCGTACGATTCGCTGGTCGAACCCATGGAGGGGATGGACGCGGTCGTCAATCTGGTCGCGCTCTCGCCGCTGTTCAAGCCCTCCGGGGGCGACGAGATGCACGACCGCGTCCATCGCCAGGGGACCGAGAACGTCGTGCGCGCGGCCGAGGAGACGGGCGTCGAGAAGATCCTACAGATGAGCGCGCTCGGCGCGGACCCGAACGGCGCGACGGCGTACATCCGTGCCAAGGGCGCCGCGGAGGAGATCGTCAAGTCGTCGTCGCTGCGCTACGTCATCTTCCGGCCGTCGGTGATCTTCGGTGACGGCGGTGAGTTCGTCCCCTTCACGAAGAAGCTCGCCCCGCCGTATTTCACCCCCCTGCCGGGCGGCGGGAAGACGCGTTTCCAGCCCGTCTGGATCGGTGACCTCGCGCCCATCCTCGCGGACGGGCTCGAGGACGAAGCCTACGACGGCGGCATCTACGAGATCGGCGGTCCGGAGCGACTCACGCTCGCCGAGGTCGCGCGGACTGTCCACGGGAGCGAAGGCCGATCCGCGACGGTGATCCCCGTCCCGATGGGCCTGGCCAAGATCGGCCTGTCGGTGCTCGGATCGCTCCCCGGCGCGCCGATGGGCGCCGACCAGTACCGCTCGCTCCAGTTCGACAACACGACCGATCACAACGACGTGGAGGCGTTCGACGTGAGCGAGAGCGACCTGCGGACCCTCGGGGACTACCTCGCGGATCGCTGA